One uncultured Gellertiella sp. genomic window carries:
- a CDS encoding DUF6481 family protein produces MKNTRDNGLSDRRQASIEAKKAQLENFRTAQKAAEPSQAIRQAERLAMAEAREARRAAQAEAKRAEQARRQQEEALRLETAAADAEAAEAARIQAEADQAARLIEEEAARKAERDRRYASRKARQS; encoded by the coding sequence TTGAAGAACACCCGCGACAATGGCTTGTCAGACCGCCGCCAGGCATCGATAGAAGCCAAAAAAGCCCAGCTTGAAAATTTCAGGACCGCCCAGAAGGCTGCCGAACCCAGCCAGGCGATTCGCCAGGCCGAGCGTCTGGCGATGGCCGAAGCCCGCGAGGCACGCCGCGCCGCCCAGGCGGAAGCAAAGCGCGCCGAACAGGCCCGCCGCCAGCAGGAAGAGGCACTGCGGCTTGAAACCGCTGCCGCCGATGCTGAAGCTGCCGAGGCCGCCCGCATTCAGGCCGAAGCCGACCAGGCCGCCCGCCTGATCGAGGAAGAAGCCGCCCGCAAGGCCGAGCGCGACCGCCGCTACGCCAGCCGCAAGGCCCGCCAGTCCTGA
- a CDS encoding cold-shock protein, whose translation MKGFVMATGTVKWFNSTKGFGFIQPDNGGPDVFVHISAVERAGMREIVEGQKIGYEMERDNKSGKMSACQLQAA comes from the coding sequence ATGAAAGGGTTCGTTATGGCCACTGGCACAGTTAAATGGTTCAATTCCACAAAAGGCTTCGGCTTCATTCAGCCTGACAACGGCGGCCCGGATGTGTTCGTTCACATCTCCGCAGTTGAGCGCGCTGGCATGCGCGAAATCGTAGAAGGTCAGAAGATCGGCTACGAAATGGAACGCGACAACAAGTCGGGCAAGATGTCCGCTTGTCAGCTCCAGGCTGCTTAA
- a CDS encoding MarR family winged helix-turn-helix transcriptional regulator — MNISIDMSSSTVEDGIGYWLRRAQQTVLHDFSETFASYDLRPAEFSLLMLLGSQPGIKQSDAAEILGIQRANFVALVDALQQRGLAERRKPDSDRRVQALFLTRQGTDFVVETSSKWRQHEARIIARLGGIVERDQLVELLTRLSY, encoded by the coding sequence ATGAATATATCCATTGATATGAGCAGTTCCACAGTAGAAGACGGCATCGGCTATTGGTTGCGCCGAGCCCAGCAGACGGTTTTGCATGATTTCAGCGAAACCTTTGCATCCTACGATCTCCGGCCGGCTGAATTTTCTCTGCTGATGCTTCTTGGAAGCCAGCCAGGGATCAAGCAATCGGATGCTGCGGAGATCCTCGGTATCCAGCGGGCAAACTTTGTTGCCCTGGTGGATGCCCTGCAGCAGAGGGGGCTGGCCGAACGGCGCAAACCTGACAGCGACCGGCGGGTGCAGGCCCTGTTCCTGACGCGTCAGGGCACCGATTTCGTTGTGGAAACCAGCAGCAAATGGCGCCAGCACGAAGCCCGCATCATTGCCCGGCTCGGCGGCATCGTGGAGCGGGATCAACTGGTGGAGTTGCTAACCCGTCTTTCCTACTGA
- a CDS encoding sugar ABC transporter permease yields the protein MNQITQSSAGPGMVEENPIRAFLRATEIDTRMLGMFGALILIWVGFQAYGEVYNGFGAFLTYRNMWNLSVQTSSIAVMATGMVLIIVTRHIDLSVGSVLGITAMLMGVFQVWILPNYLGLGNPMIWILTVLFGLMVGTLIGSFQGFLIAYMEIPSFIVTLGGLLVWRGAAWWVARGETISPVDAHFALIGGGPYGSIGYWGTWLVAALGCVAVVLMLASGRRQRARFGFPLRPLWAEQFLAILSGGMIIGAAYIANKYYWPVGIVKQYAAAHNITIPEGGLEISHGFAIPVLIAAFVCIAMTFMATRTRFGRYVFAIGGNPEAAELAGINTKRMTMMIFALMGFLVGISATISSARLNSATNALGQFDELYVIAATVIGGTSLAGGMGTIYGAMLGAVVMQSLQSGMVLVGFDSAVQQMVVGGVLVVAVWLDTIYRRRVK from the coding sequence ATGAACCAAATAACTCAAAGCAGTGCCGGACCGGGCATGGTCGAGGAAAACCCGATCAGGGCCTTTCTGCGCGCAACCGAAATTGATACCCGCATGCTCGGCATGTTCGGGGCGCTGATCCTGATCTGGGTCGGCTTCCAGGCCTATGGCGAAGTCTATAACGGCTTCGGCGCCTTCCTCACCTACCGCAACATGTGGAACCTGTCGGTGCAGACCTCGTCCATCGCCGTGATGGCGACGGGCATGGTGCTGATCATCGTCACCCGCCACATCGACCTGTCCGTCGGTTCCGTGCTCGGCATCACCGCCATGCTGATGGGCGTGTTCCAGGTGTGGATCCTGCCCAACTATCTCGGCCTCGGCAATCCGATGATCTGGATCCTGACGGTTCTGTTCGGCCTGATGGTCGGAACCCTGATCGGGTCGTTTCAGGGCTTCCTGATTGCCTATATGGAGATCCCCTCCTTCATCGTCACGCTGGGCGGATTGCTGGTCTGGCGCGGTGCGGCCTGGTGGGTGGCACGCGGCGAAACGATTTCGCCCGTCGACGCGCATTTCGCCCTGATCGGCGGCGGCCCCTACGGCTCGATCGGCTATTGGGGAACCTGGCTGGTGGCAGCGCTTGGCTGCGTGGCCGTGGTTCTGATGCTCGCCTCGGGACGCCGCCAGCGGGCGCGCTTCGGCTTTCCGCTGCGTCCGCTCTGGGCCGAGCAGTTCCTCGCGATCCTCAGTGGCGGAATGATCATCGGTGCAGCCTATATCGCCAACAAATATTACTGGCCGGTCGGCATCGTGAAGCAATATGCCGCCGCCCATAACATCACCATTCCGGAAGGCGGGCTGGAAATCTCGCACGGCTTTGCCATTCCGGTGCTGATTGCCGCCTTCGTCTGCATCGCCATGACCTTCATGGCCACCCGCACCCGCTTCGGCCGCTATGTCTTTGCCATCGGCGGCAATCCCGAAGCGGCCGAACTCGCCGGCATCAACACCAAGCGCATGACGATGATGATCTTCGCGCTGATGGGCTTCCTCGTCGGGATCTCGGCGACCATCTCCTCGGCGCGCCTGAACTCGGCCACCAATGCACTCGGCCAGTTCGACGAACTCTACGTGATTGCCGCCACCGTTATTGGCGGAACCTCGCTCGCGGGCGGCATGGGCACCATCTACGGTGCGATGCTGGGGGCCGTGGTCATGCAATCGCTGCAATCCGGGATGGTGCTTGTCGGCTTCGATTCCGCCGTGCAGCAAATGGTCGTTGGGGGTGTGCTTGTCGTGGCTGTCTGGCTCGACACGATCTACCGCCGGCGTGTGAAGTAA
- a CDS encoding ATP-binding cassette domain-containing protein, with protein sequence MSATAEHIRTEAATPLVELKDISIAFGGIKAVDHASVELFPGEVVGLLGHNGAGKSTLIKILSGAYPRDGGSIMINGEEATINNPRDAKSYGIETIYQTLALADNVDAAANLFLGRELLTPWGTLDDAAMEAEARKVMGRLNPNFRRFKEPVKALSGGQRQSVAIARAILFNARILIMDEPTAALGPQETAQVGELIKELKKDGIGIFLISHDIHDVFDLADRVTVMKNGQVVGHARTEDVTKDEVLGMIILGKCPPGAIPGPGASKS encoded by the coding sequence ATGAGCGCTACAGCTGAACACATCCGCACCGAGGCCGCGACACCTCTGGTGGAACTCAAAGACATCTCGATCGCCTTCGGCGGCATCAAGGCCGTGGATCACGCCTCCGTGGAGCTTTTCCCCGGCGAAGTGGTGGGCCTGCTCGGCCATAACGGCGCGGGCAAATCGACGCTGATCAAGATCCTCTCCGGTGCCTATCCGCGGGATGGCGGCTCGATCATGATCAATGGCGAGGAAGCCACGATCAACAATCCGCGCGACGCCAAGTCCTATGGCATCGAGACCATCTACCAGACCCTGGCGCTGGCCGACAATGTCGATGCCGCCGCCAATCTCTTCCTCGGCCGCGAGTTGCTCACCCCCTGGGGAACGCTCGACGATGCCGCCATGGAAGCTGAAGCCCGCAAGGTGATGGGCCGCCTCAACCCGAACTTCCGCCGCTTCAAGGAGCCGGTGAAGGCACTGTCAGGCGGTCAGCGCCAGTCGGTGGCCATCGCCCGCGCCATCCTGTTCAACGCCCGCATCCTGATCATGGACGAGCCGACGGCAGCGCTGGGGCCGCAGGAGACAGCTCAGGTGGGCGAACTGATCAAGGAGTTGAAGAAGGATGGCATCGGCATCTTCCTGATCAGCCACGACATCCACGATGTCTTCGATCTCGCGGACCGCGTGACGGTGATGAAAAACGGCCAGGTGGTCGGCCATGCCCGCACGGAAGATGTCACCAAGGACGAAGTGCTGGGGATGATCATCCTCGGCAAATGCCCGCCAGGAGCGATCCCCGGTCCGGGTGCCAGCAAGTCCTGA